From Echinicola jeungdonensis, the proteins below share one genomic window:
- the tatC gene encoding twin-arginine translocase subunit TatC: protein MALDQYREEEEEGMSFLDHLEQLRWHLLRSIAAVMIFSVLAFLAKNLVFGKVILGPSRVDFFTYRMFCKLSAYFDLPALCIDELPFILQSRQMTGQFSMHMTSSLVVGVIVAFPYVFWEVWRFISPGLYDQERKAASGAVFFVSLLFFMGAAFGYFLLAPLSINFLSNYRLDMSISNEFDITSYISTLSMLVLASAVMFQLPVVIYFLSRSGLVNSAMLKAYRRHAIVTILVLSAVITPPDVISQILIAMPILVLYETGIIIAKRLERKRRKETLEEN, encoded by the coding sequence GTGGCATTAGATCAATATCGGGAAGAAGAGGAAGAAGGGATGTCTTTTCTGGACCATTTGGAGCAGTTGCGTTGGCATTTGCTCCGGTCCATTGCAGCAGTGATGATATTTTCAGTTTTGGCTTTTTTGGCCAAAAATCTGGTCTTTGGGAAGGTGATTTTGGGGCCATCAAGGGTGGATTTCTTCACTTACCGGATGTTTTGCAAATTATCAGCCTATTTTGACCTTCCGGCATTATGCATTGATGAGCTTCCTTTTATCCTCCAAAGCCGGCAGATGACCGGGCAATTTTCCATGCACATGACTTCTAGTTTGGTAGTGGGGGTAATTGTTGCCTTTCCCTATGTGTTTTGGGAAGTTTGGAGGTTTATCAGTCCCGGGCTGTATGATCAGGAAAGGAAAGCAGCGTCAGGAGCTGTATTCTTTGTGAGCTTGCTGTTCTTTATGGGGGCGGCTTTTGGATATTTCCTATTAGCGCCCTTATCCATTAATTTCCTGTCCAATTACCGTTTGGATATGTCTATTTCTAACGAATTTGACATTACTTCTTATATTTCTACCTTGAGCATGTTGGTGCTTGCCTCAGCGGTAATGTTCCAATTGCCCGTGGTAATTTACTTCCTTTCCAGATCTGGTTTGGTCAATTCTGCTATGCTCAAAGCCTACAGAAGGCATGCAATTGTTACTATTCTGGTTCTTTCTGCGGTGATCACCCCTCCGGATGTGATCAGCCAGATATTGATAGCCATGCCCATATTGGTCTTGTATGAAACAGGGATAATAATAGCCAAGAGGCTGGAAAGAAAGCGAAGGAAAGAAACTTTAGAAGAAAATTAA